From Pseudobdellovibrio exovorus JSS, a single genomic window includes:
- a CDS encoding cyclic nucleotide-binding domain-containing protein → MSEVKVYKKGQFLFKAGDKIQSVFVIQSGQVNLCLQKNNKIFDIMTVGNGYVFGDLVVLGTNQYLYSGLVQSEVKVTEIPVEIFKLQYEALNPLNKTFIKTMAERLKWAVNEVKNSKQDKTAQPCAEDAVPRVFGAIFHVLNHKGVKVGNKVKTDWLTLRNYSQRIFGESLKRIEQATQILVKTKQGEYIMGKDPNMPESEAETEIQGFQIYDLPALEAFFEFYQYYYYKGGKSELIKYDEANYNTLRLLLMAYEGVECDKFGVVSKEFNQVVEFFKEYGVSLGAGHFTALEAKGLFCKRKNTSDGTVQLQFDIKEFANQINMWALIREVDKLNEKGYVDMDDIDEGPKKKAVIEGGQECTACHTIVALEAKFCSECGARMAASERKAA, encoded by the coding sequence ATGTCTGAAGTTAAGGTTTATAAAAAAGGTCAGTTTCTTTTCAAGGCTGGCGACAAAATTCAATCTGTGTTCGTTATTCAATCTGGTCAGGTTAATCTCTGCTTACAAAAAAATAATAAGATCTTTGATATCATGACTGTGGGTAATGGTTATGTTTTTGGTGACCTTGTTGTCTTAGGAACAAATCAATATCTTTATTCGGGGTTAGTGCAGTCAGAAGTTAAAGTGACAGAAATTCCAGTAGAGATTTTTAAACTGCAATACGAAGCCTTGAATCCTTTAAATAAGACTTTCATTAAAACAATGGCCGAGCGTTTGAAGTGGGCTGTGAATGAAGTGAAGAACTCAAAGCAAGATAAGACGGCTCAACCATGTGCAGAAGATGCGGTTCCTAGAGTTTTTGGTGCTATCTTCCACGTGTTAAATCACAAAGGTGTAAAAGTCGGAAATAAAGTAAAGACGGACTGGCTAACACTACGCAATTACTCACAAAGAATTTTTGGTGAGTCTTTAAAACGTATCGAACAGGCAACGCAGATTTTAGTGAAGACTAAGCAGGGCGAGTATATCATGGGTAAAGACCCTAATATGCCAGAGAGCGAAGCTGAAACTGAAATTCAAGGTTTCCAAATTTACGATCTTCCTGCGCTGGAAGCTTTCTTTGAATTCTATCAGTACTACTATTACAAGGGTGGAAAGTCAGAACTTATCAAATACGATGAAGCCAATTACAATACACTGCGCTTGTTATTGATGGCGTATGAAGGTGTCGAGTGTGATAAGTTTGGTGTTGTTTCTAAAGAGTTCAACCAAGTGGTGGAGTTCTTCAAAGAATATGGTGTGAGTTTAGGAGCGGGTCACTTTACCGCTTTAGAGGCTAAAGGTCTTTTCTGTAAACGTAAAAATACGTCTGACGGAACTGTTCAATTACAATTTGATATTAAAGAATTTGCGAACCAAATTAATATGTGGGCGCTCATTCGCGAAGTCGATAAGTTAAATGAAAAAGGTTATGTGGACATGGACGACATTGATGAAGGGCCGAAGAAAAAGGCTGTCATTGAAGGCGGACAGGAATGTACAGCATGTCACACTATCGTAGCATTGGAGGCTAAGTTCTGCAGCGAGTGCGGTGCTCGCATGGCTGCATCTGAAAGAAAGGCGGCTTGA